From Choloepus didactylus isolate mChoDid1 chromosome 19, mChoDid1.pri, whole genome shotgun sequence, one genomic window encodes:
- the LOC119515678 gene encoding protein FAM209B-like, translated as MRTLKWVLFLPLCLSCCSAFMFSSLRDKAPEPQGKVPCGGHFRTRQNLPEHSQGWFRSKWLWLVFVVMLYVMLKFRGNSENKDQNPTGRQRCSFRGPPKKNQNACPNKDYAFNMLTQLEMDLVKFVSRVRNLKVAVAAGSKLKLQSTDAPAEPHNNITIYEIWGEDDSE; from the exons ATGCGGACGCTGAAATGGGTCTTGTTCCTGCCCCTATGCCTTTCCTGTTGCTCTGCCTTTATGTTCTCTTCGCTGAGAGATAAAGCCCCAGAGCCGCAGGGGAAGGTGCCTTGTGGAGGGCACTTTCGAACCAGGCAGAATCTACCAGAGCACTCTCAAGGCTGGTTTAGGAGCAAATGGCTCtggcttgtttttgttgttatgcTGTATGTGATGCTAAAGTTTCGAGGAAATAGTGAGAATAAG GATCAGAATCCCACCGGCCGTCAACGCTGTTCATTTCGCGGTCCACCAAAGAAAAATCAGAACGCTTGCCCCAACAAAGACTATGCGTTCAATATGTTAACCCAGCTCGAGATGGACCTTGTGAAGTTCGTATCCAGGGTGCGGAATCTTAAAGTCGCCGTGGCAGCCGGCAGTAAACTCAAGCTTCAAAGCACAGATGCGCCTGCAGAGCCGCACAATAATATTACCATATATGAAATATGGGGTGAAGACGACTCTGAGTGA